From one Sphingomonas xanthus genomic stretch:
- a CDS encoding thymidylate synthase, with protein MRQYLDLMQQILDDGVEQMDRTGTGTLSLFGAQMRFDLAKGFPLLTTKKLHLRSIIVELLWFLRGDTNVKWLQDRKVSIWNEWADEAGDLGPVYGKQWRDWEAADGRHIDQIRELVELIRTDPGSRRQIVTAWNPGEIHRMALAPCHCLFQTQVAAGRLNLQLYQRSADFFLGVPFNIASYALLTHMLARECGLEPGLFVWTGGDVHLYSNHLDQARLQLQRDPRPLPRLVMKDRGQSLADYEVEDFAFENYDPHPHIAAPVAV; from the coding sequence ATGCGCCAATATCTCGACCTCATGCAGCAGATCCTCGACGACGGTGTGGAACAGATGGACCGCACCGGAACCGGCACATTGTCGCTGTTCGGGGCGCAGATGCGGTTCGACCTTGCCAAGGGGTTCCCGCTGCTGACGACGAAAAAGCTTCATTTGCGATCAATTATCGTCGAATTGCTGTGGTTCCTGCGTGGCGACACCAATGTGAAGTGGCTTCAGGACCGCAAGGTCAGCATCTGGAACGAATGGGCCGACGAGGCGGGCGACCTCGGGCCGGTATATGGCAAGCAGTGGCGCGACTGGGAGGCGGCCGACGGGCGCCATATCGACCAGATTCGCGAACTGGTCGAGCTGATCCGAACGGACCCCGGCTCACGCCGGCAGATCGTCACGGCCTGGAATCCGGGCGAGATCCACCGCATGGCGCTTGCGCCCTGTCACTGCCTGTTTCAGACTCAGGTCGCCGCCGGTCGCCTCAATCTGCAACTCTATCAGCGCAGTGCCGACTTTTTCCTCGGCGTCCCGTTCAACATTGCCAGCTATGCGCTGCTGACTCACATGCTCGCGCGCGAATGCGGACTGGAACCCGGCCTGTTCGTATGGACCGGAGGTGACGTGCATCTTTATTCCAACCACCTCGACCAGGCCCGGCTCCAGCTGCAGCGCGATCCGCGCCCGCTGCCGCGGCTGGTCATGAAGGACCGGGGACAGTCGCTGGCCGATTATGAAGTCGAGGATTTCGCGTTCGAAAATTACGATCCGCACCCACACATCGCGGCGCCCGTCGCCGTGTAA